In Mesorhizobium sp. 113-3-3, a genomic segment contains:
- a CDS encoding ABC transporter substrate-binding protein, whose amino-acid sequence MNDTKKNAIETLSERTRRGEISRRQFTQLAALVLAGTPMLLRSTGAFAQAKELVLVNWGGDAITAYDAAYGQAFTKDTGITVKMDGSGPTEGAISAQFKSGAPTWDLVDVDPFSAITLGAQGALEPIDYKIVDKTKMRPGFGWEYAASTYFFSYVIAYDSEKYGKDAPTGMADFFDVKKFPGKRSLYKWGVSSWEAALLADGIAPASLYPLDLKRAHDKIAAFKENVVAYWGGGAESQSVLLNGEASMAIVWSTRASLIEQDSGGKIKFIWDQGLISPGALAVLKNNPGGKDAAMKFIASAQDPQKQLVMFDKLGQGPANPAADALIPADKKRINPVDPENMKKQIALDMEWYAKNYGAALDEYTKIISA is encoded by the coding sequence ATGAACGACACCAAGAAAAACGCCATCGAAACGCTGTCCGAAAGGACCAGACGCGGCGAGATTTCACGCCGCCAGTTCACGCAGCTGGCAGCGCTCGTGCTCGCCGGCACACCGATGCTGCTGCGCTCGACCGGTGCCTTTGCCCAGGCCAAGGAACTCGTGCTGGTCAATTGGGGCGGCGACGCCATCACCGCCTATGATGCGGCCTACGGCCAGGCCTTCACCAAGGACACCGGCATCACCGTCAAGATGGACGGCTCCGGCCCGACCGAAGGCGCCATCTCGGCGCAGTTCAAGAGCGGTGCGCCGACCTGGGATCTGGTCGACGTCGACCCGTTTTCGGCGATCACGCTCGGCGCCCAGGGCGCGCTCGAGCCGATCGACTACAAGATCGTCGACAAGACGAAGATGCGGCCCGGCTTCGGCTGGGAGTATGCGGCTTCGACTTATTTCTTCTCCTATGTCATCGCCTATGATTCCGAGAAATACGGCAAGGATGCCCCGACCGGCATGGCCGACTTCTTCGACGTGAAGAAGTTCCCCGGCAAGCGTTCGCTCTACAAATGGGGCGTGTCGAGCTGGGAAGCGGCGCTTTTGGCCGATGGCATCGCGCCGGCTTCGCTCTATCCGCTCGACCTGAAGCGAGCCCACGACAAGATCGCCGCCTTCAAGGAAAACGTCGTCGCCTACTGGGGTGGCGGCGCCGAGAGCCAGAGCGTGCTGCTCAATGGCGAAGCCTCGATGGCCATCGTCTGGTCGACCCGCGCTTCGCTGATCGAGCAGGATTCCGGCGGCAAGATCAAGTTCATCTGGGACCAGGGCCTGATCTCGCCCGGCGCGCTGGCCGTGCTCAAGAACAACCCCGGCGGCAAGGACGCGGCGATGAAGTTCATCGCAAGCGCACAGGACCCGCAAAAGCAGCTCGTCATGTTCGACAAGCTCGGCCAGGGCCCGGCCAATCCAGCGGCCGACGCGCTGATCCCGGCCGACAAGAAGCGAATCAACCCGGTCGATCCCGAAAACATGAAGAAGCAGATCGCGCTGGACATGGAGTGGTACGCCAAGAACTACGGCGCCGCACTCGACGAATACACCAAGATCATCTCCGCCTGA
- a CDS encoding ABC transporter ATP-binding protein: MQQPGRAAEIKAIGIGKSFGSFRALDNLSLNIGRGEFLTLLGPSGSGKTTFLMILAGFVQPTEGKLFSDGTDITDRPAEQRAAGMVFQGYALFPHMSVEANIAFPLKVRKKSAADIKKRVGEMIERVGLVGHEKKLPSQLSGGQQQRVALARALVFEPGVLLLDEPFSALDKSLRGQMQAEMKRLHQETGTTFVFVTHDQSEALALSSRVAIFNHGKLLQVGAPDEVYDRPDNRFVAEFLGEINMLPLKGVKPADNGSTGLCEDRAVNMHCKAEKVSGDAILAIRPEHMSIAREAMVGENGIAATAIASTYMGSATKLDLTTRQGAKVTVSVPNEVAAAALSKGNSVWLTWPAEKGFLLPHGGH; this comes from the coding sequence ATGCAGCAACCCGGCCGGGCCGCAGAGATCAAGGCAATTGGAATCGGCAAGAGCTTTGGCTCGTTCCGTGCGTTGGACAATCTGTCGCTCAATATCGGCCGCGGCGAGTTCCTGACGCTGCTCGGGCCCTCCGGCTCGGGCAAGACCACCTTCCTGATGATTCTGGCCGGCTTCGTGCAGCCGACCGAAGGCAAGCTTTTCAGCGACGGCACCGACATCACCGACCGCCCGGCCGAGCAGCGTGCCGCCGGCATGGTGTTCCAGGGCTATGCGTTGTTCCCGCATATGAGCGTCGAGGCCAACATTGCTTTCCCGCTCAAGGTGCGCAAGAAATCGGCCGCCGACATCAAGAAGCGCGTTGGCGAAATGATCGAGCGCGTCGGCCTGGTCGGCCACGAGAAGAAATTGCCCTCGCAGCTCTCCGGCGGCCAGCAGCAACGCGTGGCACTTGCCCGCGCGCTGGTGTTCGAACCGGGCGTGCTTCTGCTCGACGAGCCGTTCTCGGCGCTGGACAAGAGCCTGCGGGGCCAGATGCAGGCCGAGATGAAGCGCCTGCACCAGGAAACCGGCACCACCTTCGTCTTCGTCACCCACGACCAGAGCGAGGCGCTGGCGCTGTCCTCGCGCGTCGCCATCTTCAACCACGGCAAACTGCTGCAGGTCGGCGCGCCGGACGAAGTCTACGACCGGCCGGATAACCGCTTCGTCGCCGAATTTCTTGGCGAGATCAACATGTTGCCGCTGAAGGGGGTCAAGCCCGCCGACAATGGCTCGACGGGCCTCTGCGAGGACCGCGCCGTCAACATGCACTGCAAGGCCGAGAAAGTCAGTGGTGACGCGATCCTGGCGATCCGGCCCGAACATATGTCGATCGCGCGAGAGGCGATGGTCGGTGAGAACGGCATTGCCGCGACCGCCATCGCTTCGACCTATATGGGTTCCGCGACCAAGCTTGATTTGACGACGCGACAAGGCGCCAAAGTAACCGTGTCGGTGCCGAACGAAGTCGCGGCCGCGGCACTAAGCAAAGGCAATTCCGTCTGGCTGACCTGGCCGGCGGAAAAGGGTTTCCTCCTCCCGCACGGAGGACATTGA